From Brassica oleracea var. oleracea cultivar TO1000 chromosome C3, BOL, whole genome shotgun sequence, a single genomic window includes:
- the LOC106329105 gene encoding adenylosuccinate lyase-like: MALTSNKVPSLRLIPTTGKLLNPSKSLSLASYHHPLPRVSLSLSSAASLKLTTSRKVVAMAVEGSRDLEMSNLTALSPLDGRYWGKVKDLASSMSEFGLIYFRVLVEIKWLIKLSKIPEVSEVPSFSKEAEVYLQGIIDGFSVDDALEVKKIERVTNHDVKAVEYFLKQKCESHPEIAKVLEFFHFACTSEDINNLSHGLMLQEALSSVILPAMDDLIKSISLMAKEFAYVPMLSRTHGQPASPTTLGKEMAIFAVRLSEERRYLSETKIKGKFAGAVGNYNAHISAYPNIDWPHVAEEFVTSLGLTFNPYVTQIEPHDYMARLFNTISQFNNILIDFDRDIWSYISLGYFKQITKAGEIGSSTMPHKVNPIDFENSEGNLGKANAELIFLSMKLPVSRMQRDLTDSTVLRNMGGALGHSLLAYKSAIQGIRKLQINEGRLKEDLDQTWEVLAEPIQTVMRRYGVPEPYEKLKELTRGRAVNEESIREFIKGLDLPAEAKSQLLKLTPHTYVGTAAALALAVDEALHL, from the exons ATGGCGTTAACCAGCAACAAAGTCCCTTCTTTACGCCTTATACCCACCACCGGAAAACTCTTAAACCCATCAAAATCGCTCTCGTTGGCTTCTTATCATCATCCGCTTCCCAGAGTTTCATTATCTCTCTCTTCCGCTGCTTCTCTGAAGCTCACGACTTCAAGAAAG GTGGTAGCAATGGCAGTGGAAGGTTCGAGAGATTTGGAGATGTCGAACTTAACGGCGTTATCGCCTTTGGACGGACGTTACTGGGGGAAAGTTAAGGACTTGGCTTCCTCAATGAGCGAGTTTGGTTTGATTTACTTCAGAGTACTTGTTGAG ATTAAATGGCTTATTAAGCTTTCAAAGATTCCTGAAGTCTCTGAAGTTCCAAGCTTTAGTAAAGAAGCTGAGGTTTACTTGCAAGGGATTATCGATGGGTTTAGCGTGGATGATGCGTTGGAAGTTAAGAAGATTGAGAGAGTAACGAATCATGACGTGAAGGCTGTGGAGTATTTCTTGAAACAAAAGTGTGAATCTCATCCAGAGATTGCTAAG GTTCTTGAGTTTTTTCATTTTGCTTGCACGTCTGAGGACATCAACAATCTATCACATGGTTTGATGCTTCAAGAAGCACTTAGCTCGGTTATACTTCCAGCCATGGATGACCTGATCAAGTCAATCTCTCTGATGGCTAAGGAGTTTGCATATGTCCCCATGCTTTCAAGAACTCATGGCCAG CCAGCTTCACCTACAACACTAGGGAAAGAAATGGCGATATTCGCTGTGAGGTTAAGCGAAGAGAGAAGATATCTTTCAGAAACTAAGATCAAGGGCAAATTTGCTGGTGCCGTTGGGAACTACAACGCTCACATTTCAGCATATCCTAATATCGACTGGCCTCATGTTGCAGAGGAGTTTGTTACTTCTCTCGGATTGACCTTTAACCCATACGTCACTCAG ATTGAGCCTCATGACTATATGGCTAGACTCTTTAATACAATCAGCCAGTTCAACAATATCTTAATTGATTTCGACAGAGATATATGGAGCTACATATCTCTAGGTTACTTTAAGCAGATAACTAAAGCTGGTGAGATCGGATCATCCACAATGCCTCACAAAGTGAATCCTATTGATTTTGAGAACAGTGAAGGGAACCTAGGTAAAGCTAACGCTGAGCTTATTTTCCTCAGCATGAAGCTTCCCGTTTCTCGAATGCAG CGTGACTTAACCGATTCGACTGTATTGAGAAACATGGGTGGAGCTTTAGGACACTCTCTTCTTGCTTACAAGAGCGCCATACAGGGAATCAGGAAGCTTCAG ATTAATGAAGGTCGGTTAAAAGAAGATTTGGATCAAACTTGGGAAGTTCTCGCTGAACCCATACAAACT GTTATGAGGAGATATGGAGTTCCGGAGCCGTATGAGAAGCTGAAGGAGCTGACAAGAGGGAGAGCTGTGAATGAAGAAAGTATAAGAGAGTTTATAAAAGGTTTGGATTTGCCTGCAGAAGCAAAATCTCAACTTTTGAAGTTAACTCCACACACCTATGTTGGTACTGCTGCTGCGTTGGCTTTGGCCGTCGATGAAGCTCTGCACTTGTGA
- the LOC106332272 gene encoding ras-related protein RABA1e-like translates to MAATNLETSSNSNIADDDYDYLFKLVLIGDSGVGKTNLLSRFTRNEFSIESKSTIGVEFATKSVHVDEKIIKAQLWDTAGQERYRAITSAYYRGAVGALLVYDITRHITFENVERWLKELRDHTDANIVIMLVGNKADLRHLRAVPTEEARSFSERENMFFMETSALDATNVEQAFTHVLTQIYRVMSRKALDGTGDPTYLPKGQSIDIVSKDDVTAVKSSGCCSG, encoded by the exons ATGGCGGCCACAAACCTCGAGACATCGTCAAACTCAAACAT AGCCGACGATGACTATGATTACCTCTTTAAACTAGTCTTGATCGGAGATTCTGGCGTCGGAAAAACTAACCTCTTATCTCGGTTCACTAGAAATGAATTCAGTATCGAGTCAAAGTCAACCATCGGTGTCGAATTCGCTACGAAAAGCGTTCACGTCGACGAGAAAATCATCAAAGCTCAGCTTTGGGATACCGCCGGTCAAGAAAG ATACAGAGCTATCACGAGTGCATATTACAGAGGAGCAGTAGGGGCTCTTCTAGTATACGACATAACTCGACACATAACGTTCGAGAACGTCGAACGATGGCTCAAGGAGCTTCGAGACCATACTGATGCCAATATTGTGATCATGCTTGTTGGAAACAAAGCTGATCTTCGTCACCTTCGTGCTGTTCCCACAGAAGAAGCTAGATCGTTTTCTGAAAGAGAGAACATGTTCTTCATGGAGACTTCTGCTCTTGATGCTACAAATGTTGAGCAAGCTTTCACTCATGTCTTGACTCAGATCTATCGTGTTATGAGCCGTAAGGCTCTTGATGGTACTGGAGACCCAACGTATTTGCCTAAAGGACAGAGTATTGATATTGTAAGCAAGGATGATGTTACTGCTGTTAAATCCTCTGGTTGTTGCTCAGGTTGA
- the LOC106333617 gene encoding uncharacterized protein LOC106333617, producing the protein MEIKVVEDHQLSTKEDIETPLLEENKDFPDVERTTWIQKAIGQTFQTTAHLANLLPTGTVLAFQLLSPIFSNGGQCDLACKIMTSSLVAICGFSCFILSFTDSYKDKNGTICYGFATIHGFWIIDGSATLPQELAKNYKLRFIDFAHAFMSLLVFGAVVVFDRNTVNCFYPAPSAEELEVLTALPVGVGVFCSMLFATFPTTRNGIGFPVPGNK; encoded by the coding sequence ATGGAGATCAAAGTTGTTGAAGATCATCAACTAAGTACTAAAGAAGATATCGAAACGCCACTTCTAGAAGAAAACAAAGACTTTCCCGATGTAGAAAGAACAACATGGATACAAAAGGCAATAGGACAAACATTTCAAACCACAGCCCATTTAGCTAATCTCTTACCAACAGGAACAGTTCTCGCGTTTCAGCTCTTATCTCCAATTTTTTCAAACGGTGGTCAATGCGATTTAGCTTGCAAGATCATGACATCAAGCCTAGTGGCGATATGTGGATTCTCTTGCTTCATACTTAGCTTCACAGATTCTTACAAAGACAAAAACGGTACAATTTGCTACGGATTTGCAACAATCCATGGGTTTTGGATCATTGATGGATCCGCAACGCTTCCTCAAGAGTTAGCTAAAAACTATAAACTAAGGTTTATAGATTTTGCTCATGCATTCATGTCGTTATTGGTGTTTGGTGCAGTGGTTGTATTCGATCGGAATACGGTGAATTGTTTTTATCCGGCACCGTCAGCGGAAGAGTTGGAGGTTCTCACGGCGTTGCCGGTAGGCGTTGGGGTGTTTTGTAGTATGTTGTTTGCAACATTTCCTACAACACGCAATGGTATTGGTTTTCCAGTTCCTGGTAATAAATGA